The nucleotide sequence GACCAGTCCTTCCTAGTCCAACTATTCCGGCAGTTTTGCCGTGCAAGTCTGTCCCCACAAGGTCATTGAGCGTAAAGTCATATTCTCTCACTTTAGTGTTTGCCCTTAAAAGCTTTCTATTAAGTGCAAGTAAAAGCATCATAGCATGTTCTGCAACGGCAAAGGGGGAGTAGTCTGGCACATGCGCTATGGTAATGCCAACTTTGGAAGCATAACGGGTGTCTATTCTGTCAAGTCCGGCAATTCTTAGGGCCACATGTTTGACTCCTTTTTCCACCAGTTTGTTTAGCATTGGTTTGTCCAGCGCTTCTCCTGATATGGAAATGGCATAGGTGTTGTCAATATTTGCTGCACTTTCTATGCTTAGAGGCTCTTCCACATAATTTACTTCATGATTATGCAGGGCCCCTTTCAAAAAAGGTAATTCGTAAAGCTGGGTATTAAACACAATTACTTTCATAGATAATTTTTTAACTTGGATTATGCATTAGATTTCGTTAAGAGGGGCAAAAGGATAAAAAAATCAGCGTATTTGGTTTTGCAAAGCATAATGGTTCTATGGTTAAAAACCAAATGGGAGCGGAGCGCCTCATTTGAAGTTATTTTGCCACGCAATAGAAAGTTCTAATGCATATTTCAGGTTTAACCCTATATTTCCAAAAGAGTTATGTGCCTCTATTTATTACGTTACTTTAGGTTACTAGTTTTCCTGTTTTGTAAGCCCAATACACGCACTAAGGTTCTTTTTATATGGTATTCACTTCATTGGCTTGTTTCTCTGATGCTAATTGTTTTAAAATTAAATAGTTATTTGAGGTTTCATGCATTCAAACCAAACCTTATTTTATAAACTAAGTTAAGGAAGTCCTTTAGTCTTTCTAAACACAAAAAAAGTTTATTTTTGAGGTAGCGATTTTGTAAAAGGGGCGGATATGTGTAATTTGCTTGTTTAAAAACGTCCAAAAAACTGATGAAAAAGATTTTCTTTTTGATATTGACAGTGTTTAGCTGTTTTCAAACTGTAAAGGGGCAGCATCAACTGGAGTATTCTGGTTTTTTTGATAGCTACTATTATCGTTATTTTAACATTACTGCTGGTGGTGGAATTTCTGCTTACCGTGGCGATTTGTCCCATAACCTAGGTTTAAATACGATGGGGTACAATGCCAATATTGGTGCTCATTATCGGATTTGGCCAAGGGTGATGTTTGGTGGTGAATTTACATGGTTTACGTTAAGGGCAGAAGATGAACATGATTACAGAAACCTAAATTTTGAGTCTCAAAATTGGGAGGTGACAGGAATTGCTAAATTTTTTATTATAGATGATGCCGTTCGTGTGGCCCGGGACAGGAGTCGCCCGCCTAGGTTTAGTAAGCCTTATATTTTTACAGGTGTAGGTTTTTTGAGCTATAATCCTGAATCTTGGTATACCGAACCTTCTCCTGATATGATTGAATATGAAGATGGAGAACGGAACTATCCTGGGGGGACATTGGTGATTCCTGCTGGTTTGGGTGTTTCATTTTATGTTTCTCCCAAAATAAGCATCTTAGCTGAAGCGTCTTATAGGTTTACTTTTACTGACCATTTGGATGATGTGAGTGAGCGTGGCGATTTGGCCGGAAATGATGGATATGCATTGTTCAGCTTGAAACTGCAATTTACCCCAGACCCACCAGCATTTAGGAAGAAACGGAAAAGAAGGAAAGCTTTGCCTCCTCCTGCGCCTTCCAGAGAAAGCAATGGAGATAGAGAAGAAGGCGGTAGGGAAGAAGGTGGTAGGGAAGAAGAGCAACCTTCTCGCTCAGGAGACCCATTGGAAGATCAAAGAGAACCTTCACCTGAGCCAGAGCCTGAAATTGAGGAAGAGCTTGAGGAAGAGCTTGAAGAAGAGTTAGAAGAAGATCAAAACTATGATGATGGTTATGAGGAGGATATTGAACCTTATTCCGAGCCAGAGGATGATTACGACTGGGGTGATGATTGGGGAGATGACTGGGATTAATCAATGCGCTCAGGACAATTACTGATTGTTTTTGATGGTCGGAGGCTTCTAATTTTGCATTTTATTTTTAAATTTGAAGCTCCTGAACTAATATTGCCTTAGAAAACCGTATGTTTTTGCGGTATTTCTAAGAATATTACAATTAATTGTTTTATATCTTTTATTTTCATAAACAAAAAAATAAACAGACGAAATGGCCGAAGTAATCAAAATGCCTAAGATGAGCGATACAATGACGGAAGGGGTTATCGCTGCATGGCATAAAAAAGTAGGTGATAAAGTAAAGTCCGGTGATGTTCTGGCAGAGGTGGAAACAGACAAGGCTACAATGGAGCTTGAAAGTTATGACGAAGGCACTTTGCTTTACATTGGTGTTAGTGAAAAAGAAGCAGTTCCTGTAGATGGGGTACTTGCTGTTATTGGAGAAGAAGGGGAGAACATTGAAGGTCTTCTAGAATCTATTAAAAATGGATCATCGTCAAATGGCGATTCGTCTGAAAGTGAAGATCAAGATGACGATGGTTCTGAAGAAGACATTGATACTTCTGATATTGAAGCGGAAGTTATCAGAATGCCAAAAATGAGTGATACCATGACAGAAGGTACCATTGTTGCATGGCATAAAAAAGAGGGAGATAGTGTACAGTCGGGAGACCTTTTAGCTGAAGTTGCTACGGACAAGGCTACTATGGAACTTGAGTCTTATGAAGATGGTACACTTTTATATATCGGGGTAAAAGAAGGAGATTCAGTCCCTGTTGATGGTATCATTGCTATTGTAGGTGAAAAAGGGGCTAACTATGAAGCACTTCTCAAAAAAGAATCTGCTCCTAAGAAGAAAGAAAAGGCAGAACCAAAGAGCCAGCCTTCTTCCGAGCCTGCCAAACAAGAAAAGCCTGCCGCTTCTAAATCTACTGCTGATGGAAGAATAAAAGCTTCCCCTCTGGCTAAAAAACTTGCAAAAGAAAAAGGTATAAACCTAGCTGATGTTCAAGGAAGTGGAGAGCATGGTAGAATTGTCAGAAGGGATGTTGAGTCTTATCAACCATCTGCAAAACCAGAGGCAACAGGAAAAGCCGAGCAAGGTGTTGTATTGCCTCCTGTAGTAGGTCAGGAAAGCTTTGAAGATGTACCTGTTTCTCAAATGAGAAAAGCTATCGGCCGTAGGGTTTCGGACAGTAAGTTTACAGCCCCTCATTTCTACGTGACTATGGAAATTAACATGGACAAAGCCATTGAAGCTAGAACTAGCCTTAATGCCATTTCTCCAGTTAAAATTTCATTCAACGATATGGTAATTAAAGCAGTGGCTGCCGCTTTAAGACAAAACCCTAGCGTTAATGTTTCTTGGCTTGATGATAAGATGCGGAAAAATAACCACATCCACATTGGTGTGGCTATGGCTGTGGGCGAAGCACTTTATATCCCTGTTGTTAAATTCGCTGATAACAAATCATTCTCTCATATCGCTGCTGAAGTAAAAGATTTTGCTGGAAAAGCAAAAGCTAACAAACTTCAACCTTCTGATTACGAAGGTAGCACATTTACTATTTCAAACCTTGGTATGTTTGGTGTAGAAGAATTTACAGCGATTATTAACCCACCAAATGCATGTATATTAGCTGTAGGTGGTATTAAAGAAACCCCTGTAGTGAAAAATGGCCAAGTGGTCCCTGGAAATGTTATGAAAGTAACCTTGTCATGTGACCATAGGGCTGTGGACGGTGCTAATGGTGCAGCTTTCCTTAAAACGCTGAAAGGTCTGTTGGAGGATCCAGTACGTATCCTCGTTTAAATTATATAGCTTTAAAGCCTCTCTAACAATTGAGAGGCTTTTTTGTTAATAATTAAAATGGTTTTTTATGAAGGACACTTTTTATAGTTCTCTTTTACTTTTATTATTATCTGCTTTACTTATATTTTCTTCTTGCCGAAGGGAAGACAGGGTGATTTTGGGAGCTTGGCAACTACGTGAGATGTATACCATGCCAGCAGACACAAATGTTGCTCCTGATACTTTACAACCAGAACAAGAAGAGGTTTACATATTCAGTCCTGATGGTACGTATACACTTGATAAAATAGTAGAAAGACAAGGTGACGAGGATCTTGTGATTATGCGGGGCAGTTGGGAGATGACAACTGTACAAGAGAATGACCAAGATAGGAGCATGTTGAGGTTGAGGGAAAAACAACTAAATAGGGTAGTAGAAAAATCTTATCAAATTGAACGTTTGGCAGAAGATACGCTTATTTGGAACGATAGGCGTAGGTTAAGATATTTTTTCAGTAGAGTAGAGGACAATAACTAATTATGATAGAAATCAAATCAACTACAGTATTGGCCATCATCCATAATGGACAGGTGGCTATAGGAGCCGATGGACAGGCTACTATGGGAAACACTGTTGCAAAGAGCAATGTTAAAAAACTTAGAAAACTTGCAGACGGTAAGATCGTGACTGGTTTCGCCGGGTCGACCGCTGATGCATTTTCTTTACTGGAGCGACTTGATGAAAAGCTAAGTGCTTACGGTGGCAATATGAAACGTGCGGCCATTGAGCTGGCCAAAGATTGGCGTACAGACCGTTATCTTAGGAAGCTGGAAGCAATGATGATCACTGCTAACAAAGATGAATTACTGGTAATTTCAGGTACTGGCGATGTTTTAGAGCCAGATAAAGAAATTGCTTCTATAGGATCTGGTAGTATGTATGCCCAATCCGCAGCCATAGCTTTGAAGAAACATGCTCCGCACCTTTCGGCAGAAGAAATGGTTAGGGAGGCACTCCATATAGCTGCTGATACATGTATTTACACCAATCATAACATTATTATAGAGACCCTAAGCCAGTAGTTTTATCTATATTTGATAAATAGACGCAAGAAACAGCAAATGCGAAAGAATGGCTGTTTTTTAGGTGTTGAGTGTTGAAACTTATTTTAGTTTTTGAAAATAATATAGCCGGCTTTTGTCGGCTTTTTTTGTGAGTGGGTGGTATCTAACCCAAATTTTTATAGTTAATTTCAACATCTGTAGGATCCGTTCGTTGTTATATTTTTAAATAGGATTACCCATTTAAGTCTCTAGAAGTAATAAGTTTTTTGCATGATAAAATGCTTTAAACGGTCTTCCTTAAGTGACGGTACGTGCCATAGTTAGACAATAAGACGGCCATTGATGAAATTGCGTAAAGAACTTTATAACCATGGAGCGGCCAAAAAATTTGCTGTCTGAGCCCGACGCAAGGAGGGTGAGTTTCATCCCGATAGCTATCGGGATAGCGTAATGGTTATAAAGTTTAGCAAATTTCATCACAGGCCTTGACTTTTTTGCTTACTTTTTTTGTCCAAGAAAAAAAGTAAGGCCTTGCCGGCGAGGCAAAAAGTAACTTAGCTAGCCTATGTAAGCTAATAAAGCATCAGATATCTAAATGGGTAACCCTATTTTTAAATATTTTAAAGAGCAACCATGGGTTCAAAAGTGTTATTTAAATCTCCTTTTGTATGTAGTTTACACATATGTTGGTTGCTTATATAGGCTTTCTGTACAGTAAGGTGTTTTTCTTTATTCGTTCAATCTATAGAAATGTTTGGTTGATAGACTTCGATGCGCCTTCTGGCTTTTTGTTTTTTTTGGTATATGAAAATCGAGTATATTGTATTTTAAATCAAATGTGATTTAGGGTTGTATGTCTTTTGAAAACGACTTTCAAGCTATACGTATCCAGGAGGGCATTCTCCATGTGATACTTAAAAATGTTGAGTCTATTGATTTGGACTTTGCTAAACATATGGTGCATGAGCGCAAACTGTTTATAAAAGATAATGCTTTTCCCGTATTAATTGATTGTGGAGTTCTAGGAAGCATGGATAGGGATGCACGCCTTTACCTTGCTGATGATGAATCTTGTAAAGGTTTATTGGCTTGTGCTTTATTTATTCACTCGCCTGTACAGAAAATCATAGGGAATTTCTATGTAAATATCAACCCGCCTTCAATTCCTTCAAAGGTTTTCACTGATCATGAAGAAGCGATTTTTTGGCTGAGTCATTTTAAGGTTAACAATGAGTCTAATATCTCTTTGCCATTTACACCTAACAATACATCAGGTAACAATCCTATAAAGATCTTTAATTAACACATTTAGCTATTATTTTTTCTTTCTCAAAATGAATTAGGTATGTAGAAAAGATGCAAGTGTGTAAGACCGGATGGGCTTTAGGTGAAAACTATTTAATCAAGCTTTGTTTTTTATAGTACTTTTTTACAAGCTCCTTTCACCAATACTTAAACAAATCTTTACTTTTACTTCTAATTCCAAATTTGAATTTTTACGTACGCTCTAATTATTACCCGTTGGTATATTTGTTAGATGAATTGAAACAATTACCCAAAAGCAGGGTTTTCCGGTTAATGGTCGTAAACAATAATTATAAACCGGTTGTAAAAAAGCTTGCAAGATTTGGATGCTTTTCTATTGGTACCGTGTATGTTCTTGTAGGGATAATGGCTCTGTTGTCTTTTTTAGGAGAAACAGCAGAAGATGCTGCCGATGAGGAACGTATTATGGACCGAATAATGGAAATACCTTTAGGGGAAGTTATTATTGGAGCACTTATTATCGGTTTGTTGGGATATATTATCTGGAGGGTCTTTGAAGCCATAACAGATCCTTATAAATTTGGAAATGATGCAAAAGGATTAGCCAGACGTATCGGTATTGCTTTAAGTGCCAGTGGATATGCATTGATTGCTTTTTCTTCTGCTGAAATACTGTTTGGGGAAAGACAAGAAAATGGAGAAGAAGAGCAACAGATCATGGTAGCCGAAGTGTTAAACTGGACAGCAGGCGCTTGGCTTGTTGGTGCTGTTGGTGTAATAGTTGGTTTGGCAGGGTTGGTACAATTTAAATATGTCATTCAGGGAGATCATAACCCTAGGCTAGCTATAGAGCATCTTTCCGATAAAAAGCGGTCCATCATACAGTTTTTAGCGCACACTGGTTATTTTGCCAGGGGGCTTATTTTATTGGTTATAGGATACCTGATAGTATACGCAGCAGTACAAGGAGAACCCGGGGCAGTAGGTGACACCGATTCAGCTTTTGATTTTATAGGGGGAGGGGTAATAGGTAGTGTGTTTCTGGTACTGGTCGCTATTGGTACCATATGTTATGGCGCATTTATGTATGTTTCTGCTGTATATTATAGTTTTCGTCGTGGATAATCTATTGATTAAGAATTAATATTATGAAAATTTACTTAGCCGGACCTGATGTTTTTAGAGGAAATGCAAAAGCTCATTTTGAACGGATGAAAGTAGCCTGTGAGGCACATGGTCATGAAGCCTTAATTCCGCTCGATAATGAAGTAGATATGAGCAAAGATAGAAAGATTATTTCCGCTTCTATCTTTAAAGGAAACATTAACATGATGGACAAGGCCGATGTTATCATTGCCAATATTGAACCTTTTCGTGGTGCTTGCATGGATGATGGTACTGCTTTTGAAATAGGCTACTGTTATGCAAAAGGGAAAAAAATATTGGCTTATACCACTTGTGTTGATTTAGATTTGCCAACCATTACTTCTCGGATGTTTGACATGAGTAAACAGCCAGATTATACAGAAATAGAAGACTTTGGTAGCTGTGTCAATCTTATGATTAGCAATGCAGTTGAAGCTATTGGGGGTAAAATTTACACTTCTTTTGAAGAGTGTTTAAATCACCTAGAATAGCTCGTTTTGGGTGCAATCTGGCCTATGTGGTCCGTCTCCTAAAGCCGTATAAAGAGTAAACCACTAAACCTGCGGCCAGCCATACAAGGAACCTAATCCAGTTGTCCAAACCTAATTCTGACATTAAGTAAACATTTATAATTAAACCCAATACCGGAATTAAGGATAGTTTTTTATATACGGCAGTAATGGAGAGGGCTGTGGCAAACAAAATGAAAAATATATGTAACAGGTTATCTACTGGAGCCAGAAAAGCATTGATATAATGGTCAGGGTAAAAAATATCTGGCCATAGAGCCAAAAGAAGTAGAAAGGTAGCCAAAAATATAGGTATAAAGACCCTACTGTTTAAATAGGGTATTTTGAATTGATCTTTTTTAGGGGCAGCTTTCCGTACCAGTACTCCTCCACAAACTACCGCAAATGCAAATAAAGTGCCTATACTTGTTAAATCAGTTACTTGGGTTAGGTTCATAAACAGTGCAGGGATGGCTACGATTAGCCCTGTAACAATAGTAGCAAAAGACGGGGTATGGAATCTTGGGTGTATTTTTGAAAATACAGGAGGAAGCAACCCATCACGACTCATGCTCATCCATATTCTAGGTTGCCCCATTTGAAAAACTAGTAAAACGCCGGTCATGGCAATAATGGCACCAAAAGCAACGATTCCAGAAATAAAAGACAAGCCCACTTTGTCAAATACAAATGCGAGTGGATCTCCCACACCTAATTCTTTATAATTAACCATTCCTGTTAAAACAAAAGAAATAGTCACATATAAAGCAGTACAGATAATTAGGGAAACTATCATTGAAAGTGGTAGGTCTCTTTGCGGATTTTTCGATTCCTCTGCCGTAGTGGAAATTGCATCAAAACCTATATAGGCAAAAAATACAGCAGATACCCCAGAAAGGACACCTCTCAAGCCTTCAGGGGCAAAGGGGGACCAGTTGTCAGGGTTTACATAAAAAGCACCAACAATAATTACCATTAAAATAATGCCTAACTTAAAAACTACCATGAGATTGGCCGTTCTTTTGGTCTCCTTGATGCCGGTGTATACCAACGTGGTAATCAGGATAACAATCAACAGGGCTGGAACATCTGCAATAAGAGGGGTTCCACTTATTTGGGGGGCGCTAGTCCACGCCATATAGGCAGCTCGTTCGGTTAATAGCAGGTTCTCCCAAAGCACACCAGCTTCCAATTTCTGCACAACACTTTCATACCCGTTTATGGCGCTTAAATAATCCATGGACAACCAATGGGGAATATTTATCCCTATCCCTTTCATCAAATTGGTGAAATAGTCAGACCATGAAATAGCAACAGCTATATTGCCTATAGCATATTCCATTATCAGGTCCCAACCAATGATCCATGCTACAAACTCCCCAAATGACACATAAGCATAGGTATATGCACTTCCTGCCAACGGAATACCAGACGCAAATTCTGCATAGCAAAGAGCTGAAAACAGACAGGCTATGGCCGTAAAAACAAATAACAGACTTACTGCGGGGCCACCCGCTGCACTTGCATTGCCAATCGTACTAAAAATCCCAGCTCCTATAATGGCTGCAATACCGAAAGACGTAAGGTCTTTAAATGTCAAATTTCTGCTTAGCTTTTTTTCGCTGCGCAGCTTTTGATGGATTTCCAGTGTTTGGCTGATGTCTTTTTTCTTTGTCAGTTTTTTGTAAAACTCTCTGTTCATTCTTACCTGACTTAGGGCTTATGAAATGCCTTTTTATGTCTGCAATATAGTTAAATACACTTTGCAAGTGAAAAAGTACCTGCTTTATCTTACATGTAGGTAATTCTCTAACCCTAAAAACAAGGAACTACCTACGGTGAATAGACCTTGTATATACTGATTTTAAATTAAAGTTTTAGCTCATGAAGTTATTTCTGTTTTTCTTCCTATTATTTTCAAATTTGTTTTCACTTAACAAGGATAAAGGCATTGCCAACGATGATAATGCAGAGCAAATGATAGAGTGGTCGGAGTCTTATAAGTTGAAGTGGGACGATTTTCAAGGGGATCCTGCCCAGAATAAATTTGCTGCTATGACCTGTAGTGATATCAGTGTGAAAAGCTTCAAGACCGGAAAGGATGTTACCTATACCGTTAAATGCTCATTCAAAACTAACAAGTCCTGGACCAGGAGTAAATCTCAAAGGGTGCTTGCCCATGAACAGTTACATTTTGATATTACAGAATTACACGGACGTATTCTTAGGAAAAAATTCAGTGATGTTGGGGTGGCGCTTTCTAAGGAAGAATTCAAAACTACAGTAGACAAAGTTTTTGCCGACTGGAATAAAATGGAAAAGCTTTACGATAAGGAATGTAGGCATGGACTAAATAAAGAAAAGCAAAAAGAGTGGGAAGAAATGGTGGAACGGAAGCTTAATGAACTGGAAGATTATAAGTCATCGGCTGTTACTGTAAAGGGAAAAGAACAGCAGGAAACGGCTTCCCATTCCCAGTGCAAATCTCATATTTGTGCCTTACATTAGAATTTTTACTAACCAGTATAAGTTTATACTGGTTTTTTTGTTGAGAAAAGAGCTATCACAAGAATTTCTATATAGGATTACCATTTAAGTCTCTAGGAAGTAATAAGTTTTTTGATGCTTTAAACTGCCTTTCTTAAATGGCGATATGTGCCATTGTTAGAAAATAAGGTGGCCATTGATGAAATTGCGTTAAGAACTTTATAAGCATGAAGCGGCCAAAAAATTTGCTGTTTGAGCCCGACGCAAGGAGGGTGAGTTTCATCCCGATAGCTATCGGGATAGCGTAATGGTTATAAAGTTTAGCAAATTTCATCACAGGCCTTGACTTTTTTGCTTACTTTTTTTGTCTAAGAAAAAAAGTAAGGCCCTGCCGGCGAGGTAAAAAGTAACTTAGCGAGCCTAAGTAAGCTAATAACACATAAGATATCTAAGTGGGTAACCCTATTTCTATATTTAAACCTGAAATGTGCATTAGAACTTTCTTTTGCCCCTTATAACGAAATCTAATGCATAATCCAGGTTAAAGGACTAAATTTTTAGTATAATTGCTGGCTTTAACATATCCGTAATGGTTAAAAACCTTATAAGGGAAGGGGAAGGAGAAACCCTTGACTTTAAACATACAATCTCAAGCGCCAAAAAAATTGCCAAATCTTTGGTTGCTTTTGCAAATACCCATGGAGGGAAAATTTTAGTTGGAGTTAAGGATAATGGATCCGTAGTCGGAGCAACGGCTGAGGAAGAGCGTTATATGTTGGAAGGTGCGGCTGCCCTAGAATGTAAGCCTCCTGTAAAAGTTGAATTTTGTGAAGAGATCATTAATGGTAAAACCATATTGGTAGCTGAAATTCCGGAAAGCCATAATAAACCGCATTATGCAAAAGACAGTGATGGCAGGTGGTGGGCTTATATTAGGGTTAAAGATCAGTGCCTGATGGCCAGTAAGATTATGTTGGATGTTATGCGAAACGAAAGTAAAGGTAAATCTCCCACCATTACTTTTGGGACTCCTGAAAAAATACTGTTAAAGTATCTTGAAGAAAATAATCAGATTACTTTAAAAGGATTTTGTAAATTAGCCTATATTCCCAGATGGAAGGCCAGTCGTATTTTGGTAAATATGATTCGAATGAAAGTGATACGGGTTAATGCAT is from Cytophagaceae bacterium ABcell3 and encodes:
- a CDS encoding DUF1206 domain-containing protein, whose protein sequence is MVVNNNYKPVVKKLARFGCFSIGTVYVLVGIMALLSFLGETAEDAADEERIMDRIMEIPLGEVIIGALIIGLLGYIIWRVFEAITDPYKFGNDAKGLARRIGIALSASGYALIAFSSAEILFGERQENGEEEQQIMVAEVLNWTAGAWLVGAVGVIVGLAGLVQFKYVIQGDHNPRLAIEHLSDKKRSIIQFLAHTGYFARGLILLVIGYLIVYAAVQGEPGAVGDTDSAFDFIGGGVIGSVFLVLVAIGTICYGAFMYVSAVYYSFRRG
- a CDS encoding amino acid permease is translated as MNREFYKKLTKKKDISQTLEIHQKLRSEKKLSRNLTFKDLTSFGIAAIIGAGIFSTIGNASAAGGPAVSLLFVFTAIACLFSALCYAEFASGIPLAGSAYTYAYVSFGEFVAWIIGWDLIMEYAIGNIAVAISWSDYFTNLMKGIGINIPHWLSMDYLSAINGYESVVQKLEAGVLWENLLLTERAAYMAWTSAPQISGTPLIADVPALLIVILITTLVYTGIKETKRTANLMVVFKLGIILMVIIVGAFYVNPDNWSPFAPEGLRGVLSGVSAVFFAYIGFDAISTTAEESKNPQRDLPLSMIVSLIICTALYVTISFVLTGMVNYKELGVGDPLAFVFDKVGLSFISGIVAFGAIIAMTGVLLVFQMGQPRIWMSMSRDGLLPPVFSKIHPRFHTPSFATIVTGLIVAIPALFMNLTQVTDLTSIGTLFAFAVVCGGVLVRKAAPKKDQFKIPYLNSRVFIPIFLATFLLLLALWPDIFYPDHYINAFLAPVDNLLHIFFILFATALSITAVYKKLSLIPVLGLIINVYLMSELGLDNWIRFLVWLAAGLVVYSLYGFRRRTT
- a CDS encoding DUF922 domain-containing protein, translated to MKLFLFFFLLFSNLFSLNKDKGIANDDNAEQMIEWSESYKLKWDDFQGDPAQNKFAAMTCSDISVKSFKTGKDVTYTVKCSFKTNKSWTRSKSQRVLAHEQLHFDITELHGRILRKKFSDVGVALSKEEFKTTVDKVFADWNKMEKLYDKECRHGLNKEKQKEWEEMVERKLNELEDYKSSAVTVKGKEQQETASHSQCKSHICALH
- the hslV gene encoding ATP-dependent protease subunit HslV gives rise to the protein MIEIKSTTVLAIIHNGQVAIGADGQATMGNTVAKSNVKKLRKLADGKIVTGFAGSTADAFSLLERLDEKLSAYGGNMKRAAIELAKDWRTDRYLRKLEAMMITANKDELLVISGTGDVLEPDKEIASIGSGSMYAQSAAIALKKHAPHLSAEEMVREALHIAADTCIYTNHNIIIETLSQ
- a CDS encoding nucleoside 2-deoxyribosyltransferase translates to MKIYLAGPDVFRGNAKAHFERMKVACEAHGHEALIPLDNEVDMSKDRKIISASIFKGNINMMDKADVIIANIEPFRGACMDDGTAFEIGYCYAKGKKILAYTTCVDLDLPTITSRMFDMSKQPDYTEIEDFGSCVNLMISNAVEAIGGKIYTSFEECLNHLE
- a CDS encoding pyruvate dehydrogenase complex dihydrolipoamide acetyltransferase, with the translated sequence MAEVIKMPKMSDTMTEGVIAAWHKKVGDKVKSGDVLAEVETDKATMELESYDEGTLLYIGVSEKEAVPVDGVLAVIGEEGENIEGLLESIKNGSSSNGDSSESEDQDDDGSEEDIDTSDIEAEVIRMPKMSDTMTEGTIVAWHKKEGDSVQSGDLLAEVATDKATMELESYEDGTLLYIGVKEGDSVPVDGIIAIVGEKGANYEALLKKESAPKKKEKAEPKSQPSSEPAKQEKPAASKSTADGRIKASPLAKKLAKEKGINLADVQGSGEHGRIVRRDVESYQPSAKPEATGKAEQGVVLPPVVGQESFEDVPVSQMRKAIGRRVSDSKFTAPHFYVTMEINMDKAIEARTSLNAISPVKISFNDMVIKAVAAALRQNPSVNVSWLDDKMRKNNHIHIGVAMAVGEALYIPVVKFADNKSFSHIAAEVKDFAGKAKANKLQPSDYEGSTFTISNLGMFGVEEFTAIINPPNACILAVGGIKETPVVKNGQVVPGNVMKVTLSCDHRAVDGANGAAFLKTLKGLLEDPVRILV
- a CDS encoding ATP-binding protein; translated protein: MVKNLIREGEGETLDFKHTISSAKKIAKSLVAFANTHGGKILVGVKDNGSVVGATAEEERYMLEGAAALECKPPVKVEFCEEIINGKTILVAEIPESHNKPHYAKDSDGRWWAYIRVKDQCLMASKIMLDVMRNESKGKSPTITFGTPEKILLKYLEENNQITLKGFCKLAYIPRWKASRILVNMIRMKVIRVNASEKLEYYCIY